One Streptomyces sp. P9-A2 DNA window includes the following coding sequences:
- a CDS encoding GntR family transcriptional regulator has protein sequence MTPQAIRVHHASPVPPYEQVRAQLADLISVGRLRQGDRLPSVRQLASDLGLANNTVVRAYRELESAGLVRTRRGSGTQVIAPAAATDSKARLAEHARTYAAAAGQLGASNEEALAAIRHALASLDPH, from the coding sequence GTGACACCGCAGGCCATCCGCGTGCATCACGCGTCCCCGGTCCCGCCCTACGAGCAAGTCCGCGCGCAGCTGGCCGATCTGATCTCCGTCGGCCGACTGCGTCAGGGAGACAGGTTGCCGTCCGTGCGCCAGCTGGCCTCCGACCTCGGGCTGGCCAACAACACCGTGGTCCGGGCCTACCGCGAACTGGAGAGCGCGGGCCTCGTCAGGACCCGCCGAGGTTCCGGTACCCAGGTCATCGCCCCGGCGGCCGCCACCGACAGCAAGGCGAGGCTCGCGGAACACGCACGCACATACGCGGCTGCCGCCGGACAGCTCGGTGCCTCGAACGAGGAGGCTCTGGCGGCCATCCGTCATGCCCTCGCGAGTCTCGACCCCCATTGA
- a CDS encoding aminoacyl-tRNA hydrolase, whose translation MNNDQTVDRTSAAASPFRSEPGARDEAPQFVLPLVARIEKSAPPARTDALETAARAVLTILADERSVGEGEWARVMRDWQDARIRKVVRRARGAEWRRAEALPGITVTGMSAQVRVFPPVPLDGWPKDLARLQVSGTDLDDPEPPPPADPTAPVLWLNPDLGMSAGKTMAQAGHGAQLAWWELSDEERTAWRKAGFPLTVRTADPSRWGGLTTSGLPTVHDAGFTEIAPGSCTVVADHPSLRRGSGACPPLP comes from the coding sequence GTGAACAACGATCAGACCGTTGACCGGACATCCGCCGCCGCGAGCCCCTTCCGCTCCGAGCCCGGCGCCCGCGACGAGGCCCCCCAGTTCGTGCTGCCCCTGGTGGCGCGCATCGAGAAGTCGGCGCCCCCGGCCCGCACGGACGCGCTGGAGACGGCGGCCCGCGCGGTGCTGACGATCCTGGCGGACGAGCGGTCGGTGGGCGAGGGCGAGTGGGCGCGGGTGATGCGCGACTGGCAGGACGCCCGCATCCGCAAGGTGGTACGCAGGGCCCGCGGCGCGGAGTGGCGCCGCGCGGAGGCCCTGCCCGGCATCACGGTCACCGGCATGTCGGCACAGGTCCGTGTCTTCCCGCCCGTCCCACTGGACGGCTGGCCCAAGGACCTGGCCCGTCTCCAGGTCTCCGGCACCGACCTGGACGATCCGGAGCCCCCGCCCCCGGCCGATCCCACGGCCCCCGTCCTCTGGTTGAACCCCGACCTCGGCATGTCGGCCGGCAAGACGATGGCCCAGGCGGGCCACGGCGCCCAACTGGCCTGGTGGGAACTGTCGGACGAGGAACGCACGGCCTGGCGGAAGGCCGGCTTCCCGCTCACCGTCCGCACTGCGGATCCGTCCCGCTGGGGCGGGTTGACGACCAGTGGCCTCCCCACGGTCCACGACGCGGGCTTCACCGAGATCGCGCCCGGCTCCTGCACGGTGGTGGCGGACCACCCGTCGCTGCGGCGCGGGAGCGGAGCCTGCCCCCCTCTTCCCTGA